One window of the Ureibacillus sp. FSL W7-1570 genome contains the following:
- a CDS encoding YybS family protein, translated as MPNNQTQRLTHGAMMIAIFAILIAIAYYVPIISLVATLFAPLPIAWYSAKYDRASSIILGVLGCIVTFFFGGIVILPFSMIFAVCGVVMGDALRTGKSKAYLFMATGISLLITFAIQYIISVKLFNMDFIKESFQLMRDSYMQSFQFAENLTGETPITEEVLNLMFQQMEIAIPATVTLAVFFMAFLLISINLPILKRLGIAVPKFSAFKDLRLPRTILWIYLIVLSIQLFVRPELGTSLYIIILNFSMVLWVLLTIQGISFLHFVLDAYKAPKFLKGLATVLSIPLYNFVMLIGILDLGFDIRSYVSGKIRK; from the coding sequence ATGCCGAACAATCAAACACAGAGGCTTACACATGGCGCAATGATGATTGCAATCTTTGCCATCCTCATTGCTATTGCATATTATGTACCAATCATCAGCTTAGTGGCGACATTGTTTGCACCATTGCCAATCGCTTGGTATAGCGCAAAATATGATCGCGCATCTTCCATTATTTTAGGAGTCCTTGGGTGCATTGTCACTTTTTTCTTTGGGGGAATCGTCATTTTGCCATTCTCCATGATTTTTGCTGTATGCGGCGTCGTCATGGGAGATGCATTGCGGACTGGAAAAAGTAAAGCATATTTATTTATGGCGACTGGAATATCGTTATTAATTACTTTTGCAATTCAATATATCATTTCTGTAAAGCTGTTTAATATGGATTTTATTAAAGAATCCTTTCAATTAATGCGCGACAGCTATATGCAATCTTTTCAATTCGCAGAAAATCTCACTGGTGAAACGCCCATCACCGAAGAAGTATTGAATTTAATGTTCCAACAGATGGAGATTGCCATTCCTGCTACGGTTACATTGGCCGTATTCTTCATGGCATTTCTTTTGATTTCAATAAATTTGCCGATATTAAAACGCCTGGGCATTGCTGTTCCAAAATTTAGCGCTTTTAAAGATTTACGCTTGCCTCGTACAATTTTATGGATTTATTTGATTGTTTTATCAATTCAATTGTTTGTTCGCCCTGAATTAGGAACATCACTATATATAATTATTTTGAATTTTTCAATGGTGTTATGGGTGTTGTTAACCATTCAAGGCATTTCTTTCCTGCACTTTGTATTGGATGCTTATAAGGCACCAAAGTTTCTGAAGGGATTAGCGACCGTCTTGTCGATTCCGCTGTATAATTTTGTGATGCTCATTGGAATTTTAGATTTAGGTTTCGATATCCGTTCAT
- the noc gene encoding nucleoid occlusion protein, with amino-acid sequence MKSPFSRFFGGGEKLASEKKSEIELEDKEKKHSEEVVKIPIDQIVPNRYQPRTVFDEEKIEELSRTIHTHGVIQPIVVRRLEDNRYEIIAGERRYRAIKKLNWTEVPAIVRDLNDKETASIALIENLQREELTAIEEALAYQQLIELHHLTQEALAQRLGKGQSTIANKLRLLKLPKYVQDAILKREITERHARALIGIKDEELQMKLVDLIKENDWNVRQLEEYIQQFTKANETEEEKKAKPKRKAISKDIRIALNTIKQSLSMVSKSGIHIKTEEEDTEDYYQITVKIPKKKS; translated from the coding sequence ATGAAAAGTCCTTTTTCACGATTTTTTGGAGGCGGAGAAAAACTGGCTTCTGAAAAAAAAAGTGAAATAGAATTGGAAGATAAAGAGAAAAAGCATTCGGAAGAAGTAGTAAAAATTCCGATTGATCAAATTGTACCGAACCGATATCAGCCACGCACAGTTTTTGATGAAGAGAAAATTGAAGAATTATCTCGGACGATTCATACCCATGGAGTGATTCAACCAATCGTCGTTCGCCGTCTGGAAGATAACCGATACGAAATTATTGCGGGAGAAAGACGGTACCGTGCGATAAAAAAATTGAACTGGACGGAAGTACCTGCAATTGTTCGGGATTTAAATGATAAAGAAACCGCATCAATCGCGTTAATTGAAAACTTGCAACGGGAAGAATTGACGGCAATTGAAGAAGCTTTGGCTTATCAGCAGCTGATTGAGCTTCATCATTTGACGCAGGAAGCGCTGGCTCAACGCCTTGGAAAAGGGCAATCCACCATTGCAAATAAATTAAGGCTTTTAAAATTGCCGAAATATGTTCAAGACGCCATTTTAAAGCGGGAAATTACCGAGCGGCATGCGCGGGCGTTAATCGGCATCAAAGATGAAGAATTGCAAATGAAGTTGGTTGATTTAATCAAGGAAAATGATTGGAACGTTCGCCAACTTGAGGAATATATTCAGCAATTCACGAAAGCGAATGAAACGGAAGAAGAGAAAAAAGCGAAACCAAAACGCAAAGCAATCAGCAAAGATATCCGCATTGCGTTAAATACAATCAAACAATCTTTATCGATGGTATCAAAAAGCGGAATCCATATAAAAACGGAAGAAGAAGATACGGAAGATTATTATCAAATCACAGTGAAAATCCCTAAGAAAAAATCGTGA
- the ssb gene encoding single-stranded DNA-binding protein, translated as MINRVVLVGRLTKDPELRYTPSGVPVTRFTVAVNRTFTNQQGEREADFISCVAWRKQAENLANYMRKGSLIGIDGRIQTGSYEGPDGKRVYTTEVVADSVQFLEPRSAQGQPPGGQPSYGAGQPSYGVPQSDPFGTPFPSQPPQNQPNYTRVDEDPFASSKGPIEVSEDDLPF; from the coding sequence ATGATAAATCGTGTCGTATTGGTCGGTAGGCTGACGAAAGACCCGGAATTGCGATACACGCCAAGTGGAGTACCGGTAACTCGATTTACGGTTGCTGTAAATCGTACATTTACGAACCAACAAGGTGAAAGAGAAGCGGATTTCATTAGTTGTGTAGCATGGCGAAAACAAGCCGAAAACCTTGCAAACTACATGCGGAAAGGAAGCCTCATCGGCATCGATGGACGCATCCAAACCGGCAGTTATGAGGGTCCGGACGGCAAACGTGTTTATACAACTGAAGTCGTAGCTGATTCCGTGCAATTTTTGGAACCTAGAAGTGCCCAAGGACAACCGCCTGGAGGACAACCATCCTACGGTGCAGGACAACCTTCATACGGTGTTCCGCAATCAGATCCATTTGGCACACCATTCCCAAGTCAACCTCCTCAAAATCAGCCGAATTATACACGTGTAGATGAAGACCCATTTGCTTCAAGCAAAGGTCCGATTGAAGTTTCGGAAGACGATTTACCGTTCTAA
- the yyaC gene encoding spore protease YyaC, with the protein MQNISKEPLKTAIHYEETGAIWRLSELFLQHIPFEHENLVFCCIGTDRSTGDALGPLTGSLLSNYHFPFRIIGTLENPLHATNLSLTVKELQQMTTFPFVVAIDACLGREKSIGQIIVEQGPLFPGKAVNKELPPIGDISIKGVVNVGGFMEMLVLQNTRLHVTYSMSHKIARAMLLAYQRHLLKRKQYGNHDGHYNNAWKQIGYPNFR; encoded by the coding sequence ATGCAAAATATCTCCAAAGAACCACTGAAAACGGCCATTCATTATGAAGAAACCGGAGCAATCTGGCGTTTAAGCGAATTGTTTTTACAGCATATCCCTTTTGAACATGAGAATCTCGTTTTTTGCTGCATCGGTACAGATCGCTCAACCGGTGATGCATTAGGACCGTTAACGGGAAGTTTGCTCTCCAATTATCATTTTCCATTCAGAATCATTGGAACGTTGGAAAATCCTCTTCATGCTACCAATTTATCATTGACTGTCAAGGAATTACAACAAATGACCACTTTTCCTTTTGTCGTAGCTATTGACGCTTGCCTTGGCAGGGAAAAAAGCATCGGTCAAATCATTGTGGAACAAGGCCCTCTATTTCCTGGAAAAGCGGTCAATAAAGAATTGCCTCCCATCGGTGACATTTCCATTAAAGGCGTGGTCAACGTGGGAGGGTTTATGGAAATGCTTGTTTTGCAAAACACCCGATTACATGTCACTTATTCAATGAGCCATAAAATTGCCCGGGCGATGCTCCTTGCTTATCAACGTCATCTATTGAAAAGGAAACAATATGGCAACCATGACGGCCACTACAACAATGCCTGGAAGCAAATTGGCTATCCGAATTTTCGTTAA
- the rsmG gene encoding 16S rRNA (guanine(527)-N(7))-methyltransferase RsmG, with product MNEQLFIQSLKDNGIELNGTQVEQFRKYFEILVEWNEKMNLTAITDLEGVYLKHFYDSISAAFYFDFTKVETLCDVGAGAGFPSIPLKICHPHLKVTIVDSLNKRITFLNHLSEQLNLDNCHFVHARAEEFGQNPAYREQFDIVTARAVARLNVLSELCIPLAKEGGYFLALKAAAADEEFKEAKKAIQVLGATLKEKFDYHLPIEHSERTIFVFEKIKKTPKKYPRKPGVPNKSPIK from the coding sequence ATGAACGAGCAACTTTTTATCCAAAGCTTAAAAGATAACGGGATTGAGTTGAACGGAACACAGGTCGAACAGTTTCGCAAATATTTTGAAATTCTTGTTGAATGGAACGAAAAAATGAATTTAACGGCCATTACCGATTTGGAAGGGGTATATTTAAAGCATTTTTATGACTCCATCAGTGCCGCTTTTTACTTTGACTTTACAAAAGTCGAAACCCTTTGCGATGTTGGGGCAGGTGCCGGATTCCCAAGCATTCCGCTGAAAATCTGCCACCCTCATTTAAAGGTCACGATTGTGGATTCTTTAAATAAACGCATTACATTTTTAAATCATTTAAGTGAACAATTAAACTTGGACAATTGCCATTTTGTCCATGCGAGAGCGGAAGAATTCGGTCAAAATCCAGCCTATCGTGAACAGTTTGATATTGTCACAGCAAGAGCCGTGGCCCGATTGAATGTGCTTTCGGAACTTTGCATTCCTCTGGCAAAAGAGGGCGGATATTTTCTTGCATTAAAAGCGGCTGCTGCCGATGAAGAGTTTAAAGAAGCGAAAAAAGCCATCCAAGTGCTCGGGGCAACTTTGAAAGAAAAATTTGATTATCATTTGCCAATTGAACATAGTGAACGAACAATCTTTGTTTTTGAAAAAATCAAAAAAACACCAAAAAAATATCCAAGAAAACCCGGTGTACCAAACAAATCGCCGATCAAATAA
- a CDS encoding mechanosensitive ion channel family protein — protein sequence MSEDKVEIVETVENETKDFVSISQKIWEYFSSEQFWDFIVGASIKILAIMLVSYIVVFIGKRIIARFFKLRMKSPLKYSERRQKTLLKLSQSVLSYIVYFSAIIGVLSSLNINVAGLLAGAGIAGLAIGFGAQNLVKDVITGFFIIFEDQFGVGDYVRINSASAAEGTVTEIGLRTTKIIGSTGEVYIIPNGQITEVVNFSLNNSKAIIDMQVGIEADVEKIEKLVTEYLKTLPSKYEELVDVPKFVGVQNVAGAEMTIRITAETKPQQHYGIARIIRRDVKKILEKNGIPMAYPKMMIYDSSKAMSRGDENDGDKNV from the coding sequence ATGTCGGAAGATAAGGTAGAAATTGTGGAAACCGTGGAAAATGAAACAAAAGATTTTGTAAGTATCAGCCAAAAAATATGGGAATATTTTTCAAGCGAACAGTTTTGGGATTTCATTGTCGGTGCATCTATCAAAATCCTAGCCATTATGTTGGTTTCTTATATCGTTGTATTTATAGGAAAACGCATTATTGCGCGATTTTTTAAACTCAGAATGAAATCGCCATTAAAATATTCTGAACGAAGGCAAAAAACGCTCTTAAAATTGTCGCAAAGCGTGTTGTCTTACATCGTTTACTTTTCAGCGATCATCGGCGTATTGTCTTCATTGAATATCAATGTGGCAGGTTTGCTTGCCGGAGCAGGGATAGCCGGCCTTGCCATCGGTTTTGGCGCTCAAAACTTGGTCAAAGATGTGATTACCGGATTTTTCATTATTTTTGAAGATCAGTTCGGTGTCGGAGATTACGTTCGAATCAATTCTGCAAGCGCAGCGGAAGGGACCGTTACGGAAATCGGGTTAAGAACGACAAAAATAATTGGTTCAACCGGGGAAGTTTATATTATTCCGAACGGGCAGATTACGGAAGTGGTCAACTTTTCTTTGAACAACTCAAAAGCAATCATCGATATGCAAGTCGGCATTGAAGCGGATGTTGAAAAAATTGAAAAATTGGTGACGGAATATTTAAAAACGTTGCCTTCCAAATATGAAGAGTTGGTGGATGTACCGAAATTCGTTGGTGTCCAAAATGTGGCGGGGGCGGAAATGACGATTCGCATCACTGCCGAAACAAAACCTCAACAGCATTATGGCATCGCAAGAATCATTCGGAGAGATGTCAAAAAGATATTAGAGAAAAATGGAATTCCAATGGCTTATCCAAAAATGATGATATATGATTCTAGTAAAGCAATGTCGAGGGGAGATGAGAATGATGGAGACAAAAACGTTTAA
- a CDS encoding DUF3267 domain-containing protein has product MEEKEPTIIELDIMKIAKVNFWLTASLSILFLALNSIAHHQFRFEITFWNFMLFLAGYFALIVLHELFHLIGFVIFGKAKWKQLDYGINAKLGVAYATTKKPLPNHAMKKALMLPFWTTGMIPAVMGLIFNNQLVLLLGAFLIAGAIGDFYMYKELRKFPNDALVKDDPQLPKLYVYPKE; this is encoded by the coding sequence ATGGAAGAAAAAGAACCGACCATTATTGAATTGGATATCATGAAAATCGCAAAAGTGAATTTTTGGTTGACCGCATCATTAAGCATCCTGTTTTTAGCGTTGAACAGCATCGCTCATCATCAATTCCGCTTTGAAATCACCTTTTGGAATTTCATGTTATTTCTTGCGGGGTATTTTGCACTGATTGTTTTGCATGAATTATTTCATTTGATCGGATTTGTGATTTTTGGCAAAGCCAAATGGAAACAGCTGGATTACGGGATTAACGCAAAATTGGGAGTCGCCTATGCAACCACGAAAAAACCGTTGCCGAATCATGCAATGAAAAAAGCGCTGATGCTGCCCTTTTGGACTACGGGAATGATTCCAGCCGTGATGGGGTTAATATTCAACAATCAGTTGGTTCTCTTATTAGGCGCTTTTTTGATTGCCGGTGCGATTGGTGATTTTTATATGTATAAAGAGCTGCGGAAATTTCCAAACGACGCTCTTGTAAAAGATGATCCCCAGCTGCCAAAATTGTATGTATATCCAAAAGAATAA
- the rpsR gene encoding 30S ribosomal protein S18, with product MAQRRGGRKRRKVCYFTSNNITHIDYKDVDLLKKFISERGKILPRRVTGTSAKYQRKLTTAIKRARIMALLPFVAEDK from the coding sequence ATGGCACAACGTCGCGGAGGTCGCAAACGTCGCAAAGTTTGCTACTTTACTTCAAATAACATTACACACATCGACTACAAAGATGTAGATTTACTTAAAAAATTCATTTCTGAACGCGGAAAAATCCTTCCACGTCGCGTAACTGGTACAAGTGCAAAATATCAACGCAAATTAACTACAGCGATTAAACGCGCTCGTATCATGGCGCTTCTTCCATTCGTAGCGGAAGATAAATAA
- a CDS encoding DUF554 domain-containing protein encodes MVLFGTIVNALLIIIGSIIGRFLGNLPEKMKSTLLSIIGLAVALLGIQMGLETSNFIILIFSLVVGAIIGEWIDLDSLFNRFGKWMESIIVKNKESNSNIAEGFITASLIFVIGSMGIIGALDSGLRNDHDILITKGIIDGFTSIILTSTLGMGVLLSAFPVLIYQGLIAVFSGLISKYIPEAALNLFIQEMTATGGVMILAIGLNIAGLTKIRIANLLPGIVVVAVMVAILFPFQ; translated from the coding sequence ATGGTACTGTTTGGAACAATCGTTAATGCATTATTGATTATCATCGGTTCGATCATCGGCCGCTTTCTGGGCAATTTGCCGGAAAAAATGAAAAGCACTTTGCTTTCCATTATTGGCTTGGCTGTGGCTTTGCTGGGGATCCAAATGGGATTGGAAACGAGCAACTTTATTATCTTGATTTTCAGTTTGGTCGTTGGAGCAATTATAGGGGAATGGATTGATTTGGATTCCCTATTCAACAGATTTGGAAAATGGATGGAAAGTATAATTGTCAAAAATAAAGAATCAAACAGCAACATAGCAGAAGGATTCATTACAGCATCCCTTATTTTTGTCATTGGCTCAATGGGTATCATCGGTGCGTTGGACAGCGGATTAAGAAATGATCATGATATCCTCATTACCAAAGGAATTATTGACGGTTTTACATCCATTATCTTGACATCGACATTAGGGATGGGAGTATTATTGTCAGCTTTTCCGGTGTTGATTTATCAAGGCTTGATCGCCGTTTTTTCCGGATTGATCAGTAAATATATCCCTGAAGCGGCATTGAATCTTTTTATTCAAGAAATGACCGCAACGGGCGGCGTCATGATTTTGGCGATTGGCTTAAACATTGCAGGATTAACGAAAATTCGGATAGCCAATTTGCTTCCAGGCATTGTTGTAGTGGCCGTCATGGTTGCCATATTGTTTCCTTTTCAATAG
- a CDS encoding DUF951 domain-containing protein: protein METKTFKLNDIVEMKKPHPCGTNAWKIIRMGADIRIKCQGCGHSVLLPRREFAKKMKRVIQEAEE, encoded by the coding sequence ATGGAGACAAAAACGTTTAAATTGAATGACATTGTGGAAATGAAAAAGCCGCATCCATGCGGAACCAACGCCTGGAAAATTATCCGTATGGGGGCAGATATCAGAATCAAGTGTCAAGGATGCGGCCACAGTGTATTATTGCCTCGCAGGGAATTTGCGAAAAAAATGAAAAGGGTCATTCAAGAAGCGGAAGAATAA
- the rpsF gene encoding 30S ribosomal protein S6 — translation MRKYELMYIIRPDIEEEEKKALVQRFDEILTSNGAEIIESKEWGKRRLAYEIKKYREGIYHIVKANAPAKAIDEYNRLANINEDIIRHIAVRDEE, via the coding sequence ATGAGAAAATATGAATTAATGTACATTATCCGCCCAGACATCGAAGAGGAAGAGAAAAAAGCGTTAGTGCAACGTTTTGATGAAATCCTTACTTCAAATGGTGCGGAAATCATCGAGTCAAAAGAATGGGGCAAACGTCGTCTTGCTTACGAAATTAAAAAATATCGCGAAGGTATCTACCATATCGTGAAAGCAAACGCTCCAGCAAAAGCAATCGATGAATATAACCGTTTAGCAAACATTAACGAAGACATCATTCGTCATATCGCTGTTCGTGACGAAGAATAA
- a CDS encoding ParB/RepB/Spo0J family partition protein, which yields MARGLGKGIGALFPSETLESIQKDEHVEKIPLQKLVANPFQPRKKFDDEAIGELAQSIREHGIIQPIVVRKKGKKYEIVVGERRYRAAKLANLEEIPAIIKEMTEEQMMELAILENLQREDLTPIEEAEAYQNLIEKLNFTQDDLAKRLGKSRPHITNMIRLLQLPEEVRQMLNEGQLSMGHGRALLGLKNKRQMIEVAKKTINQSLNVRQLEALIKQLNENVSRETKKKTPKKDIFVQATESQLREFFGTNVQIKKTKNKGKIEIEFYSEDDLERILEILNLDHDEM from the coding sequence ATGGCTAGAGGACTAGGAAAAGGGATAGGAGCTCTATTTCCTTCTGAAACGTTGGAGTCCATTCAAAAAGATGAACATGTTGAAAAAATTCCATTGCAAAAACTTGTAGCGAACCCGTTTCAACCACGGAAGAAATTTGATGATGAAGCGATTGGGGAATTGGCTCAATCCATTCGAGAACACGGCATCATCCAACCCATCGTAGTAAGAAAAAAAGGGAAAAAATATGAAATTGTCGTAGGAGAACGCAGATACCGCGCGGCAAAATTGGCAAACTTGGAAGAAATCCCGGCAATTATTAAAGAAATGACAGAAGAACAGATGATGGAACTGGCAATCTTGGAAAATTTACAGCGAGAAGACTTGACACCAATTGAAGAAGCGGAGGCCTATCAAAATTTGATTGAGAAATTAAATTTCACGCAGGATGATTTGGCCAAACGGTTAGGGAAAAGCCGTCCGCATATCACAAATATGATCCGATTGCTCCAATTGCCGGAAGAAGTAAGGCAAATGCTGAATGAGGGCCAACTTTCAATGGGTCACGGAAGGGCGTTATTAGGTTTAAAAAATAAAAGACAAATGATTGAGGTAGCGAAGAAAACGATTAATCAATCATTGAATGTACGCCAATTGGAAGCATTGATTAAACAATTGAATGAAAATGTTTCACGTGAAACAAAAAAGAAGACTCCGAAAAAGGATATTTTTGTCCAGGCTACTGAATCACAGTTAAGAGAATTCTTTGGAACAAATGTTCAAATAAAGAAAACAAAAAACAAAGGAAAAATCGAGATTGAATTTTACTCGGAAGATGATTTGGAACGAATTTTGGAAATATTAAATTTGGATCATGATGAGATGTAA
- a CDS encoding AAA family ATPase, with the protein MGRIIAIANQKGGVGKTTTSVNLSACLAYLGKKVLLIDIDPQGNATSGVGISKGETSSCIYDVLIDDEDVKKVIQQTKVENLYVIPATISLAGAEIELVSTISREVRLKHALEDIKSDYDYIIIDCPPSLGLLTINALTASDAVIIPVQCEYYALEGLSQLLSTVRLVQKHLNPSLTIDGVLLTMLDARTNLGLQVIEEVKKYFQDKVYKTIIPRNVRLSEAPSFGEPIIIYDPKSRGAEVYLELAREVIKNG; encoded by the coding sequence TTGGGAAGAATTATTGCAATCGCCAACCAAAAAGGCGGTGTTGGTAAAACGACAACATCAGTGAATTTGAGCGCTTGCCTTGCTTATTTAGGAAAAAAAGTATTGCTGATTGACATCGATCCTCAAGGAAATGCGACAAGCGGAGTCGGCATAAGCAAAGGGGAAACATCCAGCTGTATATATGATGTACTGATCGATGATGAAGATGTAAAAAAAGTCATACAACAAACGAAAGTAGAAAATTTATATGTCATACCGGCCACGATTTCATTGGCAGGAGCAGAAATCGAACTAGTTTCCACCATTTCACGGGAAGTGCGTTTAAAACACGCATTGGAAGACATCAAAAGTGATTATGATTATATCATTATAGATTGCCCTCCATCTTTAGGCTTGTTGACAATCAACGCCTTGACAGCCTCCGATGCAGTCATCATTCCAGTTCAATGTGAATATTACGCCTTAGAGGGTCTCAGTCAATTATTATCAACGGTCAGATTGGTACAAAAACATTTAAATCCAAGTTTGACAATTGACGGTGTTTTATTGACGATGTTGGATGCTCGCACAAATCTGGGACTCCAAGTCATTGAGGAAGTAAAAAAATATTTCCAGGATAAAGTTTATAAAACTATCATTCCTCGAAATGTCCGGTTAAGCGAAGCACCAAGTTTTGGAGAACCGATTATCATCTATGATCCGAAATCTCGCGGCGCTGAAGTGTATTTAGAGTTGGCAAGGGAAGTGATTAAAAATGGCTAG
- the ychF gene encoding redox-regulated ATPase YchF, with amino-acid sequence MSLTAGIVGLPNVGKSTLFNAITKAGALAANYPFATIDPNVGVVDVPDPRLDKLTELVKPQKKVPTSFEFTDIAGIVKGASKGEGLGNKFLSHIREVDAICQVVRCFDDENITHVAGKVDPIADIEVINLELILADLESVDKRLQRVSKIAKQKDKDAMMEEPILIKIKEALENEKPARSVELTEDEKKVIKGLNLLTLKPMLYVANVSEDEVANADDNEYVKQVRAYAEAEGSKVITVCAKIEEEIAQLDEEEKKMFLEELGIKESGLDQLIRAAYDLLGLATYFTAGEKEVRAWTFKKGMKAPECAGIIHSDFERGFIRAETVSFEDLLAAGSMQQAKEQGKVRLEGKDYVVQDGDIMLFRFNV; translated from the coding sequence ATGTCACTAACAGCTGGAATTGTCGGTCTGCCGAACGTAGGAAAGTCTACATTATTTAATGCGATTACAAAAGCGGGCGCCCTCGCGGCGAACTATCCTTTTGCGACAATTGATCCAAATGTGGGCGTTGTAGATGTGCCAGACCCTCGATTAGACAAACTGACAGAACTTGTAAAACCTCAGAAGAAAGTTCCAACATCTTTTGAATTTACAGATATTGCCGGTATCGTCAAAGGCGCTTCCAAAGGGGAAGGGTTAGGAAATAAATTCCTTTCCCACATTCGGGAAGTGGACGCGATTTGCCAAGTAGTGCGTTGTTTTGATGATGAAAACATCACCCACGTGGCAGGAAAAGTTGATCCAATAGCAGATATTGAAGTCATCAACTTGGAGCTGATTTTAGCCGATTTGGAATCGGTGGATAAACGTCTTCAAAGAGTAAGTAAAATCGCCAAACAAAAAGATAAAGACGCAATGATGGAAGAGCCGATTTTAATCAAAATCAAAGAAGCTCTTGAAAATGAAAAGCCGGCCCGCTCTGTGGAATTGACGGAAGATGAGAAAAAAGTAATCAAAGGATTGAATTTATTAACATTAAAGCCGATGCTTTATGTGGCAAACGTTTCGGAAGATGAAGTGGCGAATGCGGATGACAATGAATATGTAAAGCAAGTCCGCGCCTATGCAGAAGCGGAAGGCTCAAAGGTCATAACGGTTTGTGCAAAAATTGAGGAAGAAATTGCCCAATTAGATGAAGAGGAAAAGAAAATGTTCCTTGAAGAATTGGGTATCAAAGAATCAGGATTAGATCAGTTGATTCGCGCCGCTTATGATTTGCTTGGCCTTGCCACATACTTCACGGCGGGGGAAAAAGAAGTCCGCGCTTGGACATTCAAAAAAGGGATGAAAGCGCCGGAATGTGCAGGTATCATTCACTCCGACTTTGAACGCGGCTTCATCCGGGCGGAAACGGTTTCCTTTGAAGATTTATTGGCGGCAGGCTCTATGCAACAAGCGAAAGAACAAGGAAAAGTGCGCCTGGAAGGAAAAGACTACGTCGTGCAAGACGGCGATATCATGTTATTCCGATTCAATGTGTAA